The Misgurnus anguillicaudatus chromosome 23, ASM2758022v2, whole genome shotgun sequence sequence CGTAGATGGTTTGCAAACACGCTTTAACCTTGCGCACGATCAGTTTCCTTGCTAAAAAAAGCGTTCAGATTTTCCACCTGTAAACCCTGCCATGTAAATAGGGAATTCgcctgagactctcattggttaattgcacattacgcccaaaacacacccattactcattacgagaataggaaaaacccttttagactgtgtgccgGTTGCGCTGACCATTTGTcgcgtcgttaaattagcaaaactGGAATCGGACACGGCCGTTTACAcagtgcgctttagacaatgcgcttagatggTTAAAATAGGTccctttaagtttaatcaacttgaaattacaattaatttaaacttttttgctATAAATGAAGTTGAAATAccttaagctaattcaacttaattttatagcAGTGgagacttcttttttcgagggcgctcaatgcaaagttcgtcacaacatgtatgtagcccatcgtgtgtgtggttcgtcatttcaaaatatgtctgCGGCACCTCGAGTGATCTTGTGTGCATTACATgtgttgtcaaaataagtgcttgcAGCAGATTAAAGCTGACATAACACAAGACGTTTTTGCCAATCTAATGTTAATCTTGCTTAtatatagagtagtatttcatCATTCATATGTCTAAAGagtctttttttaaatcagatttataaaataaaaaacagcctTTCCGATTTTTGGCGTAAAAGGTCGAACACTTGAAGGCGTGCGGTAGGCGGAGCTGAAGAGTTACGAGTACGCGCAGCTTCGGATACTAGTTTTGGATTTACAGCCGACATAgatggaaatcaaactttaaaaaaaacttttttttaaataaccagccTTATATTATACATATGATCCAGAATCGGATACTTAGTCAGTAATGGACGAACAGGAACAATAGCAGCAACGATTACATACAGCAGGACGTCTCTATCAGGTAATTAATCCTTGCTTGTTTATccgctattttaataaaaaagcaacataatccagtttttaactgcatttgcccgttttaaaaggtgtaaatgttgtaaatgcagTAGAAAGtgttgttgttggtgttgtttacattacatgcacgtatgcgcgattgcaaacaaaacacgtgAGATTTTGATTTACTTACGCCTATGGTTGGAACTCCTAAATGGggtcttttaaagttttgaccgtTCCAATAGTTGTAAAAAAGTGGAAAATCCGGCGTCAAACTGAACCTTGTTTGTAAAGCAATCCTCTCCGAAATACAGCCAGGGAACAAACAAACCCATTTGCAATAACGTTGCTGTCCAGGAAAAACGAACTGCATCCACTGTTGTCTTACGACAGGGAAAGCTTAATAaggttttcttctccttacatccaaaaacacacttcttttgtcGAACTATCTTGCTAAAACAAAATTGTCGCGTGCTGTGCAATGATACCGGTGACTTCTACTCGACGGAGCAATGCTAATGCACGCTCTCGCTCTCACTTGACGTGCAGGGCAGGCATGCTTTTCTGAGGGTAaaggcccataaaaggaatatggggtcaatcaGTCGTAACGGATACccccgtttaaaaaaaaaattacgaaACTTGTACAAAAAGAAGCTGCGAGTTTGGCTTAGATATACTCTGTTAcaagctcaactgcttttttgacacttatgcttatgtttagcatgaggactaCAACTCTTAAagtgtgttaataagtcagaatgcatgaaatctcaatagtccctttcacacatacagtctttactggtaatttactgataaattgcagttaacatgtcatgtgtgaacagaacctttccggtaaatcagtgctcccaatttaccagtaagacaggttgtaagattaacggtaatttgccggtaagcgctgtgtgtgaacgaaaaatatagcattaccggcattttGATGACGTCAGACcacgctgacagatcgggcgggccaatcagaaagttttttatacaggtgacgcggtttcccccacACTGTTTACAGACGTTTCCACAtacatgttgcttaaaagtcgagcacacctgaagttccgtttgacgccgcctaacgcaatgttgtttggtcacaagcaacttcgcgaccgtttgccacagatgtgaaaacaacaaaatacggaccgtggatattaagtcataacccgccgtttacaaatacgacacggacggagctcgccacaggtaacttccgctttctctccgagtttaccggtattttgatactgatgtgtgaatgatgtcttactggtaaaaagacggaacgtcactgcatgtgtgaacagcacatttttgtttttactggtaaattcattctggtaaattcatggtaatttaccagaattactgtgtgaaagaggctaataaACCTCCCCTTTAActgaattgtaaattcaagttgattaatcttaaaattttaagtgcaacaaggagtTCTTTAAAGTGTAGCCAACCAATTCAGATTAACCAAAGACGATATGATATCAGATGTAAACGAAAAAgaattaaactttattaaaattcaaactttttagatgtttaatatGTAGATCACTTACTGTCTGTGGGTTTAGAGTAGTATTTCCTGAAGGCTTCGTCTTTAGGTACGTTAGGGTAGAGGAAGCGCAAAGGGTTTTCCGGGACGTTTTCGGCCGCCATCACGCGATAGTTTCGAATGATGTCGGGAAGTGAAACAGCCGAGAGCTCCTTTTTCGTGTAGGGCTCCACAGAGCGAATCTGTGGCTCTTCTAAACAAACAAGCATAAAAAAATCTTGGTGATGAAAGAAGAAGATAAAGGAAGAAGTTTTTATATGCTGAACTTTTATATTTTCAAGTCTAgtctaaaccagtggttctcaaaaacTGGCACcccattttataaaatacattcatttatgaTAAATTCTGAGTATGAATAAAACCTGTGTaataaataaggctactaaccaacagcactacattgtatattgtaatatgttttatttcatacattttctttggggggggcatGAAGGGATGCATCATACACAAGTGGAGGCACACACCCAAAAAGCTTACAAAACACTCAATCAAACTCATACAAAACACTGAGCTCAGTGGTTTGGCTAACCAATATCATGAGTTTAGGGTGGGCCTTATGTTTGGCAGAGAGATTCATCTATTGCATTTTTTCTTTGGTTTGGTGTTTGATTCGCTGTGCACCCGGGTTTCATACATTGTATGAGATTAAAGAAACATCTTACCGTTCGCGTCATGTTCCACCCAGCTGAATGTGATGGCTCCATCGCGGTTGCTTTCACTAAAGCGCAACAGAAACGTCCCGGGAGCTTTGTCGTGTAGCAAAGTTTTAGTGCGGTCCTTGGTCACAAACCCAACGATACACCTGAGAGACAAACGGTGTTAAAAGAAAGCTGCTGCTTTTCCAattaaatatctaaacatttttttttaaagttatagtTACACATGTAGCCAAGATTAACTGATTATTGAGATTTGTGCCTACACAAGAAACCTAAACGTATTTTCTGAAATGCTAATTTTGCTTTTAATGTTAATTCACcttgttttaaggaagtttagatgttgttgttattattattaccagTGGTAATAAGTATGGGCCATGAAATCTTACCCATCATCCCAGAGGCTCAACAAGTGTCTCTTTATAAGGTCCAAAATTCCTTCAATCCAAAGCCAAAATGTAGCGTTCTTCTCACCACCAGACTACCCCACATGCAAGACAAACAACCTATCAAATCTTCTTTATACAGACACCATCCACAACTACGATTAACAGAACTGAAATGTGTAATATTTTGCCATTCAACTCGGCAAAATGATGTTCAACCTTATGGCTAAACTGCTCAATTGACAGAAAAAGTGTGATGTGGTAACCAACCTTACAAAATCTATTCCATGGGATCTGAGCTTCAGGATCTGTCACTGCTTTGGGACCTGGGTGTCAAAGTTCATTAAATGTAGTACTTTTAATGATGTATGAGTATAATGTATTATAAATGTATGAAGCTGCAAATCACTGAATGTAATCATTTCTCGCATTAAATTCTGTTTTATACAATAATGTCTTCTTCTTTTTTACTCTAAACATGAAATATATGTGCAAGAAGTgataatttttatatttcttgCTTTCAGAGAAAACGtaataaaattttgttaaaaatccaattcaaaagtaaaaattttatttaaaatactttattaaaatattgaagttaaatttgatattttaaggtaaaatgttcaaattaaaaaataaataaataaaaaacaaaatatatttaaacttatatatatatatatatatatatatatatatatatatatatatatatatatatatatatatatatatatatatatatatatatatatatatatatacaatataaaagatTTTATATAacaatttttatttgtcttACACCATTTGCCAACATCTGTTTTAACGCGTTAGGCTTAAGGCCGAAGTACGGTCCATTTTTACGTCTATGCGAGGGTCCGTGTACAGTGCGCGTGATGCAATTTTTGTCATCATAAAAGTGCGCGAGTACTGGTTTTTAAACCCGCGAACATTGTATGCGTTGGTCGTGCATGCGCCTACACTGAATATCACTGAATGTAATAACTTTTCACAATAAATTCTGTTTTATACAataatgtcttgtttttttttttaactctaaacatctttaaaacatgaaatatatGCATAAAGTGAGATTATTTATATGTCTTGCTTTCAgagaaaacgtaaaaaaaaattgttcaaAAATCCGATTCAAaagtaaaacttaaaaaatataaaatataaaataaaatttaaaaatctaaatatatttaaaatattatatatacaatataaaggATTTTATATAACAATTTTAATTTGTCTTACACCATTTGTCAACATCTGTTTTAATGCGTTAGGCTTAAGGCCGAAGTATAGTCCATTTTTAAGTCTATGTTTTAAGTCTGTGTACAGTGTGCGACTGTGCGTGATGCAATTTTCGTCGTCAGAAAAGTGCACGAGTACTGTACGTGCACCGCTggatttttaaaccacaaacatTGTATGCGTTGGTCTCGCATGCGCCTACAGGAGAAAAAAGTACGTAGCACAGGAGATGCAATGCATTTTGTCGCAACACACTTGTCGgacgtctgtgtacacgtacgagtcaaaCTAAGGCTGTACATTCGACCGTGCGCGTACAGGTAAAAAACGGACTATACTCCGGCGGGCTACAGACTTAAAATAAATTCTGGTAGATCTCTATTAAATAGGGATGTGCAATATATCGGCTATAAGATATTTTCGAGATAACTGGGCTAAAGGTATTAAATTGCAATACAGTGCGATTATTGACCattattgaaaatgtaaatttaaatgcaaaaaaggGCACCAATACACTATTTTACTCCCCCTTTACATTTCATTAGTAGCGCCAAATAGCATACTTGTCAATAAAATGGCAACGGCGAGTTTTTGTGCATTAAATATTTTAGAATTTTCTATCCAAATCTAGTTCTTTTAACTgggacaaaataattttttttcattattctAGAGCAAatcaaaaaacattaaaagcttTAGAAGTCAATATATTGTGAAAttacaattaatatttattatatatgattaaaatgtaagatTAACATAAAGTATGttctttatttttgttctattaatTAATGTCTATACATATATCCTGtacatatattttgttttaaggaTATTTAGATAATTGTGTTGAAAAAGCTgagtaaaaatattatttttgcagTATATGTATAAAtttgataaataaaaacagcCAGTCATTACTGATAAATAAACCTAGTCACTAATGATACAGGTCCTGTCTTATTTATATTGTGATAATGACTGACTGGTACTTTTCACACTTACCCAAAAGtttagttcccagcatgcttagTTGTTCTTGATTGAGACCCCTTTTGGTAATGGCGGAAAACTGCCAGCTCAGCACCTCCGATAGATGTCCCCATGTACAAGAAGGAGGACttacaaaaaatgacagattCTGGGAAAACAAAAAAGAGACAGAAATAAACTGAGGTTTGAGGAAAGTTACTTGACAAACATCCACAGGCAGCTATATTTACTTATGCAAGTACAAATTCAATTTACTTTCACGAAACACTGAAATCTTtccattttaaaatgtgtaaatgaccaatagcatttaaaatatcttttttgcTACTTTAGccttaatatcacaaaaaattgTCTCTATTTCTAGTACTCAGCAAAGAATCATTATCCTTTAAATCAAATGTGAATTTTCATTCTGCATCCTGTGTTTCAAAGTCAAGAATtgaataaaacttttaaaaggtGCTTTTCAGCTTTAAATGGTGCCAGACCCTGATAGACATTTGAATGCGagtaaaacttgcatcattacCCAACAGGATACGATCAAGACAGGAAGTGTTACTTTGCGCACAGTCAGTAAAATCCAGAGTCCACAAATACATTAGTAACTAGACATCTATATACAAAGCCAGCAGAGACAGCGCTTTACCTTGGGCTCAGAGGTCAGCATGTTGTACCACATTATGGACGCCCATCCACTGGGCAGCTGACTGACGTTGGAGATCACGACTATGGGCAAGGAGGTAGTCTGAAAAACAGGAACGCTCGTTATGGTAGCCAAAATAACTCGGATAAGAGTTTTGCTTCTTTAATAGTTAAACATACAACATAACTTGTTGTATCTACCTCAAAATTCATGACCATTCCAGACCAGCAAAGCTCCGCCTCAAAAGTGATGGAGTGAAGTTCTTCTGAGACGATCAGCGGGCCCTGCCACAAGTTTGAGGCAACAAACTTTTAAACGAAAGCCTCACTGAATGAATTACATACAAACATATTAGTTGTCTCATATTTCGAAGTACCGAACAAATCCTCACCTCACTGGTTCTGTTCCCAGTAACTTTCCTCTCTTTGAGTTGCTGTGACGTaagaaaagattttatttaaaaaaaaacacaagcaTATTTGACTGAATTATGGCCTTTTATATATATGGTCTTTATCCGCTTTACCAGATGTCGGAATTCTGCCGCCATTCCGTTGGATTCCTCCATGTTCATCACCTTCATGGATGTTCccaagatgttaaacatacgatacctgaaacaggaagtgatgCTTATCTACCAGGCAAATGAAATTCAATAAAATCTTAAAGCTATTAGCTATTatactaaaaatgaaaatgttgtgaaaaaatgaagaaatattTCCAATTAAAAAATGACATACACACCCTTTTCGTTTTTCAACAACATCCCTTGAGggcaaaaagagaaataaaacattatttatagtttattttattatatttaattaaaattctgtatggaCTAAATatagtttaatttatatttatttattatttatgataaaaaattTGTAGTggtgggcaaagattaatcgcgattaattgcatacaaaataaaagtgattttggcATATATAtagagtgtgtgctgtgtgtaattattatgtatatatatttgtgtatatttatatttgtgtatatattgtgtatataaatgtttttatttttaatttatttttaattcatatatatatatatatatatatatatatatatatatatatatatatatatatatatatatatatatatatatatatatatatatatgaattaaaaataaattaaaaataaagtatattGTATATagatgttatatatatatatatatatatatatatatatatatatatatatatatatacacatatatatatatatatatacacatatatatatatatatatatatatatatatatatatatatatatatatatatatatatatatatatatatatatatatatatatataaattaaacatttctgaaattaatatatgtatgtgtgtggttatatatacataataattacacacaacacacacatatattatgcaaaaaaatcacttttattttgtatgcaattaatcgcgattaatctttgcccagcactaaaaattAGAATTGATGAAACTGAACTAAAAAGCCATTTCGacaaaatacaatacattatacgaattaaaaatgaataaataaaataatatattgacTTCTAAAAATTTTTTTCGTAATGTCCGTttgatgctttaaaaaaagtatcaATTGACGCCAAAATTATATTTCTGTCATTATTTGACTTGGTTTAGTGTCTGACTTTGGTTTGTTTTGCATTATACTTACTTATCAAAATGCACCTTCACGCGAACAGTGTGATTAAATTCCTGAAGTTTTATAAGCattctgcaataaaaaaaatgtgactcATCAAAACCGAACGATAACATCTGACCTCTCGTTTCAAAGTATGAATTTATTTACCCTTACCGAATTTTAAGGGTAAACAGAACTCCTGTCTTGAGCACCAATGGTCTTTGAAGTTGGGTCGGCATGCACGGTTGTCTCTCAACAACCAAGGAGCTGAACACACATGCAAAAAAGGTTAGCTAAGTATTAAACGGAATCTGCAAAATGCAACATAGTTGTACTTCTTAAGGACTCTTACTTTGTAATAAGAGTTTTGAGGTTTAACGTAATCCTTTCCTCCAGAGTGCTTTTGCTATTGGTAATAGGGTCGTTTTCATATGTGAACTTCTGCTCCAGTTCAAGAAGTTTCTTTAGTTGCTGTCTAAGCTGAAGCAGAGATTCGCCAACTGAAGTAAACCTACAGGAAATAACaaaaatcttaaaggggacacttcgcaagacatttttaagatgtaaaatagatttggtgtccccagagtacatatgtgaagtttcagctcaaaataccatatagataatttattataacatgtattatccccttctgacatcacaagtggagccaaatttcaattacctattttttcacatgcttgcagagaatggtttaccaaaactaagttactgggttcaTCTTTTTATCACATTTGATAGAagcacttaaatatggaaaaagccAAATTTTCATGATACGTCCCTTTTAAAACTCGACACAATCTTACAATGTGCAAAATGGGTAGCTCCGCCTAAAGTGAAACCTCACCAGTTCTGCAGCTGGTCCAAGCAGACGTTGGTCATACCCCCGACGCAGGACATCTGCTGACGCCGTTTCCATTCGGCAAGTTCTGTTGAGATGAGCTCGAACACCACCTGATCCATGAGGTTCAAGACCTCTGATATCTGACTGATCACGTTCTGCACAGAAACCCAAACCAGGTTAAACCCAACTGCACAGTGGTCCTCAATAACCAATCGGCAGTACGGGAGGAACGACAACCCATCTGAAAAATTCCTACCTTTCTCATGTCGTTGAGTTTCACTAACATGGAGTGAATGGCCAGCCTCTCCCGATTCAGGTCTTCTTTCGAAATCGTCCCGTTCAGGTCCTctgtcaaacaaaaaaacataaaaataaaaataaaaaagctatTTCAATAAAATGCAATACAAatgataaattaataaataaaataaacaatatattgaCTTCTGAATCAATTTTTCGTAATGTGTTTGatgcttaaaaatatatatattgacaGAACTTCGACAAAAAGTAGTTTACCATTGatctttaatatatatttaaataaatgatatgttaataaataaacaatatattgaGGCAATACTGAATTTCTATCATACAtgtaaacatgcatgtgtgtgtgtgtttttataaaatagttacacacagtgcacacatatattatacaaaaacaaacgtttactttgtatgcgattaatcgcggatcgttttatgttaatcttacatttttatcatatataataaatattcgTTGTAATTTAACAATATATCGACAAACAATGTTTGTTTGATGCTtgcagaaaatattttttttatcaatttacAAACCTACTATAGACAGTTTATTGGACATGCACGCATTGCCGTagttaaagggggggtttaatggtatttcaagcattctgacttattaacacagttatagagttgtttcctcatgctaaacgtaggcaaagtgtcaaaaatgcagttgggcgtgtttcagagtatttctgtgccgaatgcacttcgccagggtttgtacaagtttcggctagtttttttcgattacagttctaactgacgtttcaggggttttcgatacgtatcacttctttatatgggcttccgccggaaaacttcccccggaaaaccccgcccagccgtcagtcagcgggagacgctagagcttgctaacagcttatcacgccactcagctttttttaatttcaaaagtcaacaatggcacaacaagaagtgtgtttttggatgtaaggagaagacatccagccttatggaaacaatggatatagtttattatccggattagcagcggagttttgcgtgtgtgtttgatgctgtggattttcagaaccgggtcatgacgagttacacgcggtaagtaagacttctgtcttatgttggaaatagttgcgtgcatattatataaatgacacgaacatgtagtgaatcatacgttaaaacagtgttgtatagtgttgcatgactcgtactcgctcctcctgcggtagtaactcctccttcttcattttttcgtacgttatcggaaagattcggtaaagctaatctttcttttataaatctgattaaactaaagactctttagagttataaaggatgtcatactactctataggtactccagattaacatcagaaatgcagaaacagcgtgtgttacgtgagctttaagttAACTTCTAGTCTATATGTGTTTTTCGGTCTGGTGTGCGTTTTCTTAAAACAACTGTAGTTCCGTTATTACCAATAAAGTTCAATGATAACAACGACCATAGTTAGCTTACACTGCTTTTGGGTAACATTAGATCAGTGTAGTAGTTGATACACGTTAGATATGATATCTGAACGAAGGTAATTTACTTACTTGTTATTAGAAATAAATTACTGTAAAAGGATTTTATtgaagtctaccggaagttaAAGAAactctttttttgaaaatatgcctattatttttagtgcgatgctaatggtctaatcagattcaataaattgtgctaagctatgctaaaagtgctagcgccagacccggagatcggctgaatagattacaaaacggtaagaatcaaatgtttaactctcgGGAAGCTGGAAactgagcatattttcaaaaaaagtggagtgtccctttagtTTGTACCACAAATGCCGATTGTTTATGTTGCTGCTAAAACCCTCTATAGAGAAAACAGATAGATTAGCTGTGTCACCTCTGCTTCGGTGAGTTTTGTCCTTGAAGTCGTATTCATCTTGCAGATCTTCAagatttttaatgatttgttcAGTTCCCTTGAAAGTTAACACAGAAAGTTACACACAACCGGAAAAAGAAAAGGAATGCTTTCCCAAGTCGCTTAATTgctaaataataaatgtaaacttgACTGTGTATACACCTGCACTTTCATCTTGATGTCTTTTACTTTCGCATCCATTTCTCGATGTTTCTCCACGATCATGTCGTTTTGGGAGCTCTCTACACGATTCTGCTACAGAAAACTACTTTAATACAACAAGCGGACACTGCGCAAATTTATaccataataaaaaaaactgggaATACCAATGTATTTACAGTAAATTTTACAGTTGCGGTAATTGTTGATGTTTATAAACCACTGACCTCGGACATTTGGGCAGATACTAAAATCTTTCTCTCCTCGTTCAGGTTCCGACTGATGATCATTGCCATGGAAACAGGATTGTCTTGGAAGAGACTCTAGGAAAAGGTCGGAGTTGACTAATCAGGAAATGCATCAATTTGAACCTCACTCTCCTAATCTCCGCATGCattattttgcattaaaataaattcaaacctgtgtctgtaaaatcattattgcatttgttttgtaGCATGACTGTTAAAGGAAATGTTCAATTGTTAAAAGATACCTGCAAGTTCCTCTTGATCTTGCGGATGTTGTGCTGGTTCAGGAAGTCTTTCTCCATTGCAAACCGGCTGTGTTGATGATCCAGCTGTGTTAAAAGGTCATGAAACCTCACGGTGGCTAAGGACTCGTTCTCTACGTTGGCAACGTGGTCCCTACAGGTCACAAGAATAAATTGTTAAACTATTAGGGGACGTGCACACCAAAGTGTTTAAACGCAGCTAAAAAAGCCAAGCGGACGCCGACATAGGCGCTTGCtagcttttttcagctgagcgctttggttgcatacttctgctttgtttatcagtcgttggtTGTTatgatatttgtcccacccctcctccactgtgattggacagccaaatgggaagtgacattgacgagttaaGCGTTTCagccaaagttcaaaatttaTCAACTCCCGGCGCTCAGCTCGGACAAAACACACCAGCCGCTGGAGTTTTTAAAAAGTGTCGCGCTTCCATcgaaaacaattaaaaacagcAGCCGGcgtaaacgctttggtgtgcatgctACCTTAATGTTTTGAGCTTATTTAGATATCGATACGTTGCCGTGAATACGCAGGTagcatgcacaccaaagcgtCCACGCCGGCGGACGTCCTCAACCGTTTCCAACGGAAGCGCGACACCCCTCAAAAACACCAGCAGCTGGTGGGTTTTGTCCAagctgagcgccgagagttgaaaaatgttaaactttggataaaagctcaGCTAGTCAATGTCAAATGGTAAGTTCAAATAAAAGTATCTAGTGGACAGAGTACAACTcgctgagggtggaaactatggtaatgcagaaCTGTAAGTGGGCcgggctttatcaatgtgacctcacattgtaTTATTTAATATGTTAATTCTATTTAtagatatatttataaaataattccGACCAGTCATGGCTCTCTATCCAGCTGCTAAGATACTGGCGGATGGCCATTGGGAAGTTGTCATCGTACAGCTGATCCACTTGCTCCAAAA is a genomic window containing:
- the stat1a gene encoding signal transducer and activator of transcription 1a isoform X2; its protein translation is MSQWLELQQLDSKFLEQVDQLYDDNFPMAIRQYLSSWIESHDWDHVANVENESLATVRFHDLLTQLDHQHSRFAMEKDFLNQHNIRKIKRNLQSLFQDNPVSMAMIISRNLNEERKILVSAQMSENRVESSQNDMIVEKHREMDAKVKDIKMKVQGTEQIIKNLEDLQDEYDFKDKTHRSREDLNGTISKEDLNRERLAIHSMLVKLNDMRKNVISQISEVLNLMDQVVFELISTELAEWKRRQQMSCVGGMTNVCLDQLQNWFTSVGESLLQLRQQLKKLLELEQKFTYENDPITNSKSTLEERITLNLKTLITNSLVVERQPCMPTQLQRPLVLKTGVLFTLKIRMLIKLQEFNHTVRVKVHFDKDVVEKRKGYRMFNILGTSMKVMNMEESNGMAAEFRHLQLKERKVTGNRTSEGPLIVSEELHSITFEAELCWSGMVMNFETTSLPIVVISNVSQLPSGWASIMWYNMLTSEPKNLSFFVSPPSCTWGHLSEVLSWQFSAITKRGLNQEQLSMLGTKLLGPKAVTDPEAQIPWNRFCKSGGEKNATFWLWIEGILDLIKRHLLSLWDDGCIVGFVTKDRTKTLLHDKAPGTFLLRFSESNRDGAITFSWVEHDANEEPQIRSVEPYTKKELSAVSLPDIIRNYRVMAAENVPENPLRFLYPNVPKDEAFRKYYSKPTDREVRRPGSRRGNIHQEDHPFQAGFNMLERELKRHDQSVRRLNTRLSRLERLLLPLGCIADNVRRLAEAAERMTSATPPPSTGSSPSTRSMATLRSAAPGPSRRPSHREMRTRGGRRPPV